The following are encoded in a window of Bos indicus isolate NIAB-ARS_2022 breed Sahiwal x Tharparkar chromosome 7, NIAB-ARS_B.indTharparkar_mat_pri_1.0, whole genome shotgun sequence genomic DNA:
- the MATR3 gene encoding matrin-3 isoform X6, translating to MALCDIQISNEWSQHINGASHSRRCQLLLEIYPEWNPDTDTGHTMGDPFMLQQSTNPAPGILGPPPPSFHLGGPAVGPRGNLGAGNGNLQGPRHMQKGRVETSRVVHIMDFQRGKNLRYQLLQLVEPFGVISNHLILNKINEAFIEMATTEDAQAAVDYYTTTPALVFGKPVRVHLSQKYKRIKKPEGKPDQKFDQKQELGRVIHLSNLPHSGYSDSAVLKLAEPYGKIKNYILMRMKSQAFIEMETREDAMAMVDHCLKKALWFQGRCVKVDLSEKYKKLVLRIPNRGIDLLKKDKSRKRSYSPDGKESPSDKKSKTDGSQKTESTAEGKEQEEKSGEDGEKDTKDDQAEQEPNMLLESEDELLVDEEEAAALLESGSSVGDETDLANLGDVASDGKKEPSDKAVKKDANASASGAAKKKLKKRRFPGNMEGFVTLDEVGDEEDSELQKLRKSGMAFKSGDKNDDGLVEIKVDKIEELDQENEAALENGIKNEENTEPGAESAENADDPNKDTSENADGQSDENKEDYTIPDEYRIGPYQPNVPVGIDYVIPKTGFYCKLCSLFYTNEEVAKNTHCSSLPHYQKLKKFLNKLAEERRQKKEV from the exons ATGGCCCTTTGTGACATCCAAATAAGTAAT GAGTGGAGTCAACATATCAATGGAGCAAGTCACAGTCGTCGATGCCAGCTTCTTCTTGAAAT CTACCCAGAATGGAATCCTGACACTGATACAGGACATACAAT GGGTGATCCATTCATGTTGCAGCAGTCTACAAACCCAGCACCAGGAATTCTGGGACCTCCACCCCCATCATTTCATCTTGGGGGACCAGCAGTTGGACCAAGAGGAAATCTGG GTGCTGGAAATGGAAACCTGCAAGGACCAAGACACATGCAGAAAGGCAGAGTG GAAACTAGCCGAGTTGTTCACATCATGGATTTCCAGCGAGGGAAAAACTTGAGATATCAACTATTACAACTGGTGGAACCATTTGGAGTTATTTCAAATCATcttattctaaataaaattaatgag gcATTTATTGAAATGGCAACCACAGAAGATGCTCAGGCTGCAGTGGATTATTACACAACCACCCCAGCATTAGTATTTGGCAAGCCAGTGAGAGTTCATTTATCCCAGAAGTATAAGAGAATAAAG AAACCTGAGGGGAAGCCAGACCAGAAGTTTGATCAAAAACAAGAGCTTGGACGAGTGATACATCTCAGCAACTTACCTCATTCTGGCTATTCTGACAGTGCTGTCCTCAAGCTTGCTGAGCCTTatgggaaaataaagaattatataCTGATGAGGATGAAAAGTCAG GCCTTTATTGAGATGGAGACCAGAGAAGATGCAATGGCAATGGTTGACCACTGTTTGAAAAAGGCCCTTTGGTTTCAAGGGAGATGTGTAAAAGTTGACCtgtctgaaaaatacaaaaaattggTACTCAGG ATTCCCAACAGAGGCATTGACTTACTCAAAAAAGATAAATCCCG GAAAAGATCTTACTCtccagatggcaaagaatctccAAGTGATAAGAAATCCAAAACTGATGGTTCTCAGAAGACTGAAAGTACTGCTGAAGGTAAAGAACAAGAAGAGAAGTCAGGTGAAGATGGTGAAAAAGATACAAAGGATGACCAGGCAGAACAAGAGCCTAACATGCTTCTTGAATCTGAAGATGAGCTACTTGTAGATGAAGAAGAAGCAGCAGCACTGCTAGAAAGTGGCAGTTCAGTGGGAGATGAAACAGATCTTGCTAATTTAGGGGATGTGGCATCTGATGGGAAAAAAGAACCTTCAGACAAAGCTGTGAAAAAAGATGCAAATGCCAGTGCTTCTGGAGCTGCAAAGAAAAAGcttaaaaag CGTCGTTTCCCAGGGAATATGGAAGGTTTTGTCACTCTAGATGAGGTTGGTGATGAGGAAGATTCGGAACTTCAGAAACTTCGTAAATCGGGCATGGCATTTAAATCTGGTGACAAAAATGATGATGGTTTGGTTGAAATTAAGGTGGACAAGATCGAGGAACTTGACCAAGAAAATGAAGCAGCGTtggaaaatggaattaaaaatgaggaaaatacagAGCCAGGTGCTGAATCTGCTGAGAATGCTGATGATCCCAACAAAGATACAAGtgaaaatgcagatggccaaagtgATGAAAACAAGGAGGACTATACAATCCCAGATGAGTATAGAATTGGACCATATCAACCCAATGTTCCTGTTG GTATAGACTATGTGATACCTAAAACAGGGTTTTACTGTAAGCTGTGTTCACTCTTTTATACAAATGAAGAAGTTGCAAAGAATACTCATTGCAGCAGCCTTCCTCATTATCAGAAATTAAAG aaatttcTGAATAAATTGGCAGAGGAACGCAGGCAGAAGAAGGAAGTTTGA
- the MATR3 gene encoding matrin-3 isoform X1, whose amino-acid sequence MSKSFQQSSLGRDSQGHGRDLSAAGIGLLAAATQSLSMPASLGRMNQGTARLASLMNLGMSSSLNQQGAHSALSSASTSSHNLQSIFNIGSRGPLPLSSQHRGDADQASNILASFGLSARDLDELSRYPEDKITPENLPQILLQLKRRRTEEGPTLSYGRDGRSATREPPYRVPRDDWEEKRHFRRDSFDDRGPSLNPVLDYDHGSRSQESGYYDRMDYEDDRLRDGERCRDDSFFGETSHNYHKFDSEYERMGRGPGPLQERSLFEKKRGAPPSSNIEDFHGLLPKGYPHLCSICDLPVHSNKEWSQHINGASHSRRCQLLLEIYPEWNPDTDTGHTMGDPFMLQQSTNPAPGILGPPPPSFHLGGPAVGPRGNLGAGNGNLQGPRHMQKGRVETSRVVHIMDFQRGKNLRYQLLQLVEPFGVISNHLILNKINEAFIEMATTEDAQAAVDYYTTTPALVFGKPVRVHLSQKYKRIKKPEGKPDQKFDQKQELGRVIHLSNLPHSGYSDSAVLKLAEPYGKIKNYILMRMKSQAFIEMETREDAMAMVDHCLKKALWFQGRCVKVDLSEKYKKLVLRIPNRGIDLLKKDKSRKRSYSPDGKESPSDKKSKTDGSQKTESTAEGKEQEEKSGEDGEKDTKDDQAEQEPNMLLESEDELLVDEEEAAALLESGSSVGDETDLANLGDVASDGKKEPSDKAVKKDANASASGAAKKKLKKRRFPGNMEGFVTLDEVGDEEDSELQKLRKSGMAFKSGDKNDDGLVEIKVDKIEELDQENEAALENGIKNEENTEPGAESAENADDPNKDTSENADGQSDENKEDYTIPDEYRIGPYQPNVPVGIDYVIPKTGFYCKLCSLFYTNEEVAKNTHCSSLPHYQKLKKFLNKLAEERRQKKEV is encoded by the exons ATGTCCAAGTCATTCCAGCAGTCATCTCTCGGTAGGGACTCACAGGGTCATGGGCGTGACCTGTCTGCAGCAGGAATAggccttcttgctgctgctacccAGTCTTTAAGTATGCCAGCATCTCTTGGAAGGATGAACCAGGGTACTGCACGCCTTGCTAGTTTAATGAATCTTGGAATGAGTTCTTCATTGAATCAACAAGGAGCTCATAGTGCACTGTCTTCTGCTAGTACTTCTTCCCATAATTTGCAGTCTATATTTAACATTGGAAGTAGAGGTCCGCTCCCTTTGTCTTCTCAACACCGTGGAGATGCAGACCAGGCCAGTAACATTTTGGCCAGCTTTGGTCTGTCTGCTAGAGACTTAGATGAACTGAGTCGTTATCCAGAGGACAAGATTACTCCTGAGAATTTGCCCCAGATCCTTCTGCAGCTTAAAAGGAGGAGAACTGAAGAAGGCCCTACATTGAGTTATGGTAGAGATGGCAGATCTGCTACACGGGAGCCACCATACAGAGTACCTAGGGACGATTGGGAAGAAAAAAGGCACTTTAGAAGAGATAGTTTTGATGATCGTGGTCCTAGTCTCAACCCAGTGCTTGATTATGACCATGGAAGTCGTTCTCAAGAATCTGGTTATTATGACAGAATGGATTATGAAGATGACAGATTAAGAGATGGAGAAAGGTGTAGGGATGATTCTTTTTTTGGTGAGACATCGCATAATTATCATAAATTTGACAGTGAGTATGAGAGAATGGGACGTGGTCCTGGCCCCTTACAAGAGAGATCTCTCTTTGAGAAAAAGAGGGGCGCTCCTCCAAGTAGCAATATTGAAGACTTCCATGGACTCTTACCGAAGGGTTATCCCCATCTGTGCTCTATATGTGATTTGCCAGTTCATTCTAATAAG GAGTGGAGTCAACATATCAATGGAGCAAGTCACAGTCGTCGATGCCAGCTTCTTCTTGAAAT CTACCCAGAATGGAATCCTGACACTGATACAGGACATACAAT GGGTGATCCATTCATGTTGCAGCAGTCTACAAACCCAGCACCAGGAATTCTGGGACCTCCACCCCCATCATTTCATCTTGGGGGACCAGCAGTTGGACCAAGAGGAAATCTGG GTGCTGGAAATGGAAACCTGCAAGGACCAAGACACATGCAGAAAGGCAGAGTG GAAACTAGCCGAGTTGTTCACATCATGGATTTCCAGCGAGGGAAAAACTTGAGATATCAACTATTACAACTGGTGGAACCATTTGGAGTTATTTCAAATCATcttattctaaataaaattaatgag gcATTTATTGAAATGGCAACCACAGAAGATGCTCAGGCTGCAGTGGATTATTACACAACCACCCCAGCATTAGTATTTGGCAAGCCAGTGAGAGTTCATTTATCCCAGAAGTATAAGAGAATAAAG AAACCTGAGGGGAAGCCAGACCAGAAGTTTGATCAAAAACAAGAGCTTGGACGAGTGATACATCTCAGCAACTTACCTCATTCTGGCTATTCTGACAGTGCTGTCCTCAAGCTTGCTGAGCCTTatgggaaaataaagaattatataCTGATGAGGATGAAAAGTCAG GCCTTTATTGAGATGGAGACCAGAGAAGATGCAATGGCAATGGTTGACCACTGTTTGAAAAAGGCCCTTTGGTTTCAAGGGAGATGTGTAAAAGTTGACCtgtctgaaaaatacaaaaaattggTACTCAGG ATTCCCAACAGAGGCATTGACTTACTCAAAAAAGATAAATCCCG GAAAAGATCTTACTCtccagatggcaaagaatctccAAGTGATAAGAAATCCAAAACTGATGGTTCTCAGAAGACTGAAAGTACTGCTGAAGGTAAAGAACAAGAAGAGAAGTCAGGTGAAGATGGTGAAAAAGATACAAAGGATGACCAGGCAGAACAAGAGCCTAACATGCTTCTTGAATCTGAAGATGAGCTACTTGTAGATGAAGAAGAAGCAGCAGCACTGCTAGAAAGTGGCAGTTCAGTGGGAGATGAAACAGATCTTGCTAATTTAGGGGATGTGGCATCTGATGGGAAAAAAGAACCTTCAGACAAAGCTGTGAAAAAAGATGCAAATGCCAGTGCTTCTGGAGCTGCAAAGAAAAAGcttaaaaag CGTCGTTTCCCAGGGAATATGGAAGGTTTTGTCACTCTAGATGAGGTTGGTGATGAGGAAGATTCGGAACTTCAGAAACTTCGTAAATCGGGCATGGCATTTAAATCTGGTGACAAAAATGATGATGGTTTGGTTGAAATTAAGGTGGACAAGATCGAGGAACTTGACCAAGAAAATGAAGCAGCGTtggaaaatggaattaaaaatgaggaaaatacagAGCCAGGTGCTGAATCTGCTGAGAATGCTGATGATCCCAACAAAGATACAAGtgaaaatgcagatggccaaagtgATGAAAACAAGGAGGACTATACAATCCCAGATGAGTATAGAATTGGACCATATCAACCCAATGTTCCTGTTG GTATAGACTATGTGATACCTAAAACAGGGTTTTACTGTAAGCTGTGTTCACTCTTTTATACAAATGAAGAAGTTGCAAAGAATACTCATTGCAGCAGCCTTCCTCATTATCAGAAATTAAAG aaatttcTGAATAAATTGGCAGAGGAACGCAGGCAGAAGAAGGAAGTTTGA
- the MATR3 gene encoding matrin-3 isoform X4: MSKSFQQSSLGRDSQGHGRDLSAAGIGLLAAATQSLSMPASLGRMNQGTARLASLMNLGMSSSLNQQGAHSALSSASTSSHNLQSIFNIGSRGPLPLSSQHRGDADQASNILASFGLSARDLDELSRYPEDKITPENLPQILLQLKRRRTEEGPTLSYGRDGRSATREPPYRVPRDDWEEKRHFRRDSFDDRGPSLNPVLDYDHGSRSQESGYYDRMDYEDDRLRDGERCRDDSFFGETSHNYHKFDSEYERMGRGPGPLQERSLFEKKRGAPPSSNIEDFHGLLPKGYPHLCSICDLPVHSNKEWSQHINGASHSRRCQLLLEIYPEWNPDTDTGHTMGDPFMLQQSTNPAPGILGPPPPSFHLGGPAVGPRGNLGAGNGNLQGPRHMQKGRVETSRVVHIMDFQRGKNLRYQLLQLVEPFGVISNHLILNKINEAFIEMATTEDAQAAVDYYTTTPALVFGKPVRVHLSQKYKRIKKPEGKPDQKFDQKQELGRVIHLSNLPHSGYSDSAVLKLAEPYGKIKNYILMRMKSQAFIEMETREDAMAMVDHCLKKALWFQGRCVKVDLSEKYKKLVLRIPNRGIDLLKKDKSRKRSYSPDGKESPSDKKSKTDGSQKTESTAEGKEQEEKSGEDGEKDTKDDQAEQEPNMLLESEDELLVDEEEAAALLESGSSVGDETDLANLGDVASDGKKEPSDKAVKKDANASASGAAKKKLKKRRFPGNMEGFVTLDEVGDEEDSELQKLRKSGMAFKSGDKNDDGLVEIKVDKIEELDQENEAALENGIKNEENTEPGAESAENADDPNKDTSENADGQSDENKEDYTIPDEYRIGPYQPNVPVEISE; this comes from the exons ATGTCCAAGTCATTCCAGCAGTCATCTCTCGGTAGGGACTCACAGGGTCATGGGCGTGACCTGTCTGCAGCAGGAATAggccttcttgctgctgctacccAGTCTTTAAGTATGCCAGCATCTCTTGGAAGGATGAACCAGGGTACTGCACGCCTTGCTAGTTTAATGAATCTTGGAATGAGTTCTTCATTGAATCAACAAGGAGCTCATAGTGCACTGTCTTCTGCTAGTACTTCTTCCCATAATTTGCAGTCTATATTTAACATTGGAAGTAGAGGTCCGCTCCCTTTGTCTTCTCAACACCGTGGAGATGCAGACCAGGCCAGTAACATTTTGGCCAGCTTTGGTCTGTCTGCTAGAGACTTAGATGAACTGAGTCGTTATCCAGAGGACAAGATTACTCCTGAGAATTTGCCCCAGATCCTTCTGCAGCTTAAAAGGAGGAGAACTGAAGAAGGCCCTACATTGAGTTATGGTAGAGATGGCAGATCTGCTACACGGGAGCCACCATACAGAGTACCTAGGGACGATTGGGAAGAAAAAAGGCACTTTAGAAGAGATAGTTTTGATGATCGTGGTCCTAGTCTCAACCCAGTGCTTGATTATGACCATGGAAGTCGTTCTCAAGAATCTGGTTATTATGACAGAATGGATTATGAAGATGACAGATTAAGAGATGGAGAAAGGTGTAGGGATGATTCTTTTTTTGGTGAGACATCGCATAATTATCATAAATTTGACAGTGAGTATGAGAGAATGGGACGTGGTCCTGGCCCCTTACAAGAGAGATCTCTCTTTGAGAAAAAGAGGGGCGCTCCTCCAAGTAGCAATATTGAAGACTTCCATGGACTCTTACCGAAGGGTTATCCCCATCTGTGCTCTATATGTGATTTGCCAGTTCATTCTAATAAG GAGTGGAGTCAACATATCAATGGAGCAAGTCACAGTCGTCGATGCCAGCTTCTTCTTGAAAT CTACCCAGAATGGAATCCTGACACTGATACAGGACATACAAT GGGTGATCCATTCATGTTGCAGCAGTCTACAAACCCAGCACCAGGAATTCTGGGACCTCCACCCCCATCATTTCATCTTGGGGGACCAGCAGTTGGACCAAGAGGAAATCTGG GTGCTGGAAATGGAAACCTGCAAGGACCAAGACACATGCAGAAAGGCAGAGTG GAAACTAGCCGAGTTGTTCACATCATGGATTTCCAGCGAGGGAAAAACTTGAGATATCAACTATTACAACTGGTGGAACCATTTGGAGTTATTTCAAATCATcttattctaaataaaattaatgag gcATTTATTGAAATGGCAACCACAGAAGATGCTCAGGCTGCAGTGGATTATTACACAACCACCCCAGCATTAGTATTTGGCAAGCCAGTGAGAGTTCATTTATCCCAGAAGTATAAGAGAATAAAG AAACCTGAGGGGAAGCCAGACCAGAAGTTTGATCAAAAACAAGAGCTTGGACGAGTGATACATCTCAGCAACTTACCTCATTCTGGCTATTCTGACAGTGCTGTCCTCAAGCTTGCTGAGCCTTatgggaaaataaagaattatataCTGATGAGGATGAAAAGTCAG GCCTTTATTGAGATGGAGACCAGAGAAGATGCAATGGCAATGGTTGACCACTGTTTGAAAAAGGCCCTTTGGTTTCAAGGGAGATGTGTAAAAGTTGACCtgtctgaaaaatacaaaaaattggTACTCAGG ATTCCCAACAGAGGCATTGACTTACTCAAAAAAGATAAATCCCG GAAAAGATCTTACTCtccagatggcaaagaatctccAAGTGATAAGAAATCCAAAACTGATGGTTCTCAGAAGACTGAAAGTACTGCTGAAGGTAAAGAACAAGAAGAGAAGTCAGGTGAAGATGGTGAAAAAGATACAAAGGATGACCAGGCAGAACAAGAGCCTAACATGCTTCTTGAATCTGAAGATGAGCTACTTGTAGATGAAGAAGAAGCAGCAGCACTGCTAGAAAGTGGCAGTTCAGTGGGAGATGAAACAGATCTTGCTAATTTAGGGGATGTGGCATCTGATGGGAAAAAAGAACCTTCAGACAAAGCTGTGAAAAAAGATGCAAATGCCAGTGCTTCTGGAGCTGCAAAGAAAAAGcttaaaaag CGTCGTTTCCCAGGGAATATGGAAGGTTTTGTCACTCTAGATGAGGTTGGTGATGAGGAAGATTCGGAACTTCAGAAACTTCGTAAATCGGGCATGGCATTTAAATCTGGTGACAAAAATGATGATGGTTTGGTTGAAATTAAGGTGGACAAGATCGAGGAACTTGACCAAGAAAATGAAGCAGCGTtggaaaatggaattaaaaatgaggaaaatacagAGCCAGGTGCTGAATCTGCTGAGAATGCTGATGATCCCAACAAAGATACAAGtgaaaatgcagatggccaaagtgATGAAAACAAGGAGGACTATACAATCCCAGATGAGTATAGAATTGGACCATATCAACCCAATGTTCCTGTTG aaatttcTGAATAA
- the MATR3 gene encoding matrin-3 isoform X5, whose product MLGAQWRRNQPSRVAEEWSQHINGASHSRRCQLLLEIYPEWNPDTDTGHTMGDPFMLQQSTNPAPGILGPPPPSFHLGGPAVGPRGNLGAGNGNLQGPRHMQKGRVETSRVVHIMDFQRGKNLRYQLLQLVEPFGVISNHLILNKINEAFIEMATTEDAQAAVDYYTTTPALVFGKPVRVHLSQKYKRIKKPEGKPDQKFDQKQELGRVIHLSNLPHSGYSDSAVLKLAEPYGKIKNYILMRMKSQAFIEMETREDAMAMVDHCLKKALWFQGRCVKVDLSEKYKKLVLRIPNRGIDLLKKDKSRKRSYSPDGKESPSDKKSKTDGSQKTESTAEGKEQEEKSGEDGEKDTKDDQAEQEPNMLLESEDELLVDEEEAAALLESGSSVGDETDLANLGDVASDGKKEPSDKAVKKDANASASGAAKKKLKKRRFPGNMEGFVTLDEVGDEEDSELQKLRKSGMAFKSGDKNDDGLVEIKVDKIEELDQENEAALENGIKNEENTEPGAESAENADDPNKDTSENADGQSDENKEDYTIPDEYRIGPYQPNVPVGIDYVIPKTGFYCKLCSLFYTNEEVAKNTHCSSLPHYQKLKKFLNKLAEERRQKKEV is encoded by the exons ATGTTAGGAGCTCAGTGGCGGCGCAACCAGCCTTCTCGGGTGGCGGAG GAGTGGAGTCAACATATCAATGGAGCAAGTCACAGTCGTCGATGCCAGCTTCTTCTTGAAAT CTACCCAGAATGGAATCCTGACACTGATACAGGACATACAAT GGGTGATCCATTCATGTTGCAGCAGTCTACAAACCCAGCACCAGGAATTCTGGGACCTCCACCCCCATCATTTCATCTTGGGGGACCAGCAGTTGGACCAAGAGGAAATCTGG GTGCTGGAAATGGAAACCTGCAAGGACCAAGACACATGCAGAAAGGCAGAGTG GAAACTAGCCGAGTTGTTCACATCATGGATTTCCAGCGAGGGAAAAACTTGAGATATCAACTATTACAACTGGTGGAACCATTTGGAGTTATTTCAAATCATcttattctaaataaaattaatgag gcATTTATTGAAATGGCAACCACAGAAGATGCTCAGGCTGCAGTGGATTATTACACAACCACCCCAGCATTAGTATTTGGCAAGCCAGTGAGAGTTCATTTATCCCAGAAGTATAAGAGAATAAAG AAACCTGAGGGGAAGCCAGACCAGAAGTTTGATCAAAAACAAGAGCTTGGACGAGTGATACATCTCAGCAACTTACCTCATTCTGGCTATTCTGACAGTGCTGTCCTCAAGCTTGCTGAGCCTTatgggaaaataaagaattatataCTGATGAGGATGAAAAGTCAG GCCTTTATTGAGATGGAGACCAGAGAAGATGCAATGGCAATGGTTGACCACTGTTTGAAAAAGGCCCTTTGGTTTCAAGGGAGATGTGTAAAAGTTGACCtgtctgaaaaatacaaaaaattggTACTCAGG ATTCCCAACAGAGGCATTGACTTACTCAAAAAAGATAAATCCCG GAAAAGATCTTACTCtccagatggcaaagaatctccAAGTGATAAGAAATCCAAAACTGATGGTTCTCAGAAGACTGAAAGTACTGCTGAAGGTAAAGAACAAGAAGAGAAGTCAGGTGAAGATGGTGAAAAAGATACAAAGGATGACCAGGCAGAACAAGAGCCTAACATGCTTCTTGAATCTGAAGATGAGCTACTTGTAGATGAAGAAGAAGCAGCAGCACTGCTAGAAAGTGGCAGTTCAGTGGGAGATGAAACAGATCTTGCTAATTTAGGGGATGTGGCATCTGATGGGAAAAAAGAACCTTCAGACAAAGCTGTGAAAAAAGATGCAAATGCCAGTGCTTCTGGAGCTGCAAAGAAAAAGcttaaaaag CGTCGTTTCCCAGGGAATATGGAAGGTTTTGTCACTCTAGATGAGGTTGGTGATGAGGAAGATTCGGAACTTCAGAAACTTCGTAAATCGGGCATGGCATTTAAATCTGGTGACAAAAATGATGATGGTTTGGTTGAAATTAAGGTGGACAAGATCGAGGAACTTGACCAAGAAAATGAAGCAGCGTtggaaaatggaattaaaaatgaggaaaatacagAGCCAGGTGCTGAATCTGCTGAGAATGCTGATGATCCCAACAAAGATACAAGtgaaaatgcagatggccaaagtgATGAAAACAAGGAGGACTATACAATCCCAGATGAGTATAGAATTGGACCATATCAACCCAATGTTCCTGTTG GTATAGACTATGTGATACCTAAAACAGGGTTTTACTGTAAGCTGTGTTCACTCTTTTATACAAATGAAGAAGTTGCAAAGAATACTCATTGCAGCAGCCTTCCTCATTATCAGAAATTAAAG aaatttcTGAATAAATTGGCAGAGGAACGCAGGCAGAAGAAGGAAGTTTGA
- the MATR3 gene encoding matrin-3 isoform X7, with protein sequence MLGAQWRRNQPSRVAEEWSQHINGASHSRRCQLLLEMGDPFMLQQSTNPAPGILGPPPPSFHLGGPAVGPRGNLGAGNGNLQGPRHMQKGRVETSRVVHIMDFQRGKNLRYQLLQLVEPFGVISNHLILNKINEAFIEMATTEDAQAAVDYYTTTPALVFGKPVRVHLSQKYKRIKKPEGKPDQKFDQKQELGRVIHLSNLPHSGYSDSAVLKLAEPYGKIKNYILMRMKSQAFIEMETREDAMAMVDHCLKKALWFQGRCVKVDLSEKYKKLVLRIPNRGIDLLKKDKSRKRSYSPDGKESPSDKKSKTDGSQKTESTAEGKEQEEKSGEDGEKDTKDDQAEQEPNMLLESEDELLVDEEEAAALLESGSSVGDETDLANLGDVASDGKKEPSDKAVKKDANASASGAAKKKLKKRRFPGNMEGFVTLDEVGDEEDSELQKLRKSGMAFKSGDKNDDGLVEIKVDKIEELDQENEAALENGIKNEENTEPGAESAENADDPNKDTSENADGQSDENKEDYTIPDEYRIGPYQPNVPVGIDYVIPKTGFYCKLCSLFYTNEEVAKNTHCSSLPHYQKLKKFLNKLAEERRQKKEV encoded by the exons ATGTTAGGAGCTCAGTGGCGGCGCAACCAGCCTTCTCGGGTGGCGGAG GAGTGGAGTCAACATATCAATGGAGCAAGTCACAGTCGTCGATGCCAGCTTCTTCTTGAAAT GGGTGATCCATTCATGTTGCAGCAGTCTACAAACCCAGCACCAGGAATTCTGGGACCTCCACCCCCATCATTTCATCTTGGGGGACCAGCAGTTGGACCAAGAGGAAATCTGG GTGCTGGAAATGGAAACCTGCAAGGACCAAGACACATGCAGAAAGGCAGAGTG GAAACTAGCCGAGTTGTTCACATCATGGATTTCCAGCGAGGGAAAAACTTGAGATATCAACTATTACAACTGGTGGAACCATTTGGAGTTATTTCAAATCATcttattctaaataaaattaatgag gcATTTATTGAAATGGCAACCACAGAAGATGCTCAGGCTGCAGTGGATTATTACACAACCACCCCAGCATTAGTATTTGGCAAGCCAGTGAGAGTTCATTTATCCCAGAAGTATAAGAGAATAAAG AAACCTGAGGGGAAGCCAGACCAGAAGTTTGATCAAAAACAAGAGCTTGGACGAGTGATACATCTCAGCAACTTACCTCATTCTGGCTATTCTGACAGTGCTGTCCTCAAGCTTGCTGAGCCTTatgggaaaataaagaattatataCTGATGAGGATGAAAAGTCAG GCCTTTATTGAGATGGAGACCAGAGAAGATGCAATGGCAATGGTTGACCACTGTTTGAAAAAGGCCCTTTGGTTTCAAGGGAGATGTGTAAAAGTTGACCtgtctgaaaaatacaaaaaattggTACTCAGG ATTCCCAACAGAGGCATTGACTTACTCAAAAAAGATAAATCCCG GAAAAGATCTTACTCtccagatggcaaagaatctccAAGTGATAAGAAATCCAAAACTGATGGTTCTCAGAAGACTGAAAGTACTGCTGAAGGTAAAGAACAAGAAGAGAAGTCAGGTGAAGATGGTGAAAAAGATACAAAGGATGACCAGGCAGAACAAGAGCCTAACATGCTTCTTGAATCTGAAGATGAGCTACTTGTAGATGAAGAAGAAGCAGCAGCACTGCTAGAAAGTGGCAGTTCAGTGGGAGATGAAACAGATCTTGCTAATTTAGGGGATGTGGCATCTGATGGGAAAAAAGAACCTTCAGACAAAGCTGTGAAAAAAGATGCAAATGCCAGTGCTTCTGGAGCTGCAAAGAAAAAGcttaaaaag CGTCGTTTCCCAGGGAATATGGAAGGTTTTGTCACTCTAGATGAGGTTGGTGATGAGGAAGATTCGGAACTTCAGAAACTTCGTAAATCGGGCATGGCATTTAAATCTGGTGACAAAAATGATGATGGTTTGGTTGAAATTAAGGTGGACAAGATCGAGGAACTTGACCAAGAAAATGAAGCAGCGTtggaaaatggaattaaaaatgaggaaaatacagAGCCAGGTGCTGAATCTGCTGAGAATGCTGATGATCCCAACAAAGATACAAGtgaaaatgcagatggccaaagtgATGAAAACAAGGAGGACTATACAATCCCAGATGAGTATAGAATTGGACCATATCAACCCAATGTTCCTGTTG GTATAGACTATGTGATACCTAAAACAGGGTTTTACTGTAAGCTGTGTTCACTCTTTTATACAAATGAAGAAGTTGCAAAGAATACTCATTGCAGCAGCCTTCCTCATTATCAGAAATTAAAG aaatttcTGAATAAATTGGCAGAGGAACGCAGGCAGAAGAAGGAAGTTTGA